One genomic segment of Streptomyces liangshanensis includes these proteins:
- a CDS encoding ATP-binding protein encodes MRDPLSILTEAFTSFLFGAVETTRLPVRTSTGQAQAVYLPTAAPGLGDSGVIIGREVYSGKGYIYDPFQLYGQQLPAPHWLVLGESGNGKSALEKTYVLRQLRFRDRQVVVLDAQGEDGAGEWNLIAQELGITPIRLDAMAALDDGIRLNPLDPAITTTGQLALLRTIIEVAMGHGLDERSGFALKVAHAYVNETITDRQPVLMDIVEQLRHPEPESAEAMNVDIDDVRAWGLDVALVLDRLVDGDLRGMFDGPTSIGIDLDAPLIVFDLSHIDRNSIAMPILMAIVGVWLEHTWIRPDRRKRIFLVEEAWHIINSPFVAQLFQRLLKFGRRLGLSFVAVVHHLSDVVDGAAAREAAAILKMASTRTIYAQKADEARATGRVLGLPRWAVEIIPTLTPGIAVWDVNGNVQVVKHLVTEAERPLVFTDRAMTENSQASDAADALEAAGLPEDVRAADWEAEQRAALLERQRRLNESSESTVA; translated from the coding sequence GTGCGAGATCCGCTGTCCATCCTCACGGAAGCCTTCACCAGTTTCCTCTTCGGGGCGGTGGAGACGACCCGCTTGCCGGTCCGCACCTCGACGGGCCAGGCCCAGGCCGTCTACCTGCCCACCGCCGCCCCCGGCCTCGGCGACTCCGGCGTGATCATCGGCCGCGAGGTCTACAGCGGCAAGGGCTACATCTACGACCCCTTCCAGCTGTACGGGCAACAGCTCCCCGCCCCCCACTGGCTGGTCCTCGGCGAGTCCGGCAACGGCAAGTCCGCCCTGGAGAAGACGTACGTCCTGCGCCAGCTGCGCTTCCGCGACCGCCAGGTCGTCGTCCTCGACGCCCAGGGCGAGGACGGCGCCGGCGAATGGAACCTCATCGCCCAGGAGCTGGGCATAACCCCCATCCGTCTTGACGCGATGGCGGCCCTCGACGACGGCATCCGCCTCAACCCGCTCGACCCGGCCATCACCACGACCGGGCAGCTCGCCCTGCTCCGCACGATCATCGAAGTCGCCATGGGCCACGGCCTGGACGAACGCTCCGGCTTCGCCCTCAAGGTCGCCCACGCCTACGTCAACGAGACGATCACCGACCGCCAGCCCGTCCTGATGGACATCGTCGAGCAGCTGCGCCACCCCGAACCGGAGTCGGCGGAGGCGATGAACGTCGACATAGACGACGTACGGGCCTGGGGCCTGGACGTCGCCCTGGTCCTCGACCGGCTGGTCGACGGTGACCTGCGCGGCATGTTCGACGGCCCGACGTCCATCGGCATCGACCTCGACGCGCCCCTGATCGTCTTCGACCTCTCGCACATCGACCGCAACTCGATCGCCATGCCCATCCTGATGGCGATCGTCGGCGTCTGGCTGGAGCACACCTGGATCCGCCCCGACCGCAGGAAGCGCATCTTCCTGGTCGAGGAGGCCTGGCACATCATCAACTCGCCCTTCGTGGCTCAGCTGTTCCAGCGCCTCCTGAAGTTCGGCCGCCGGCTCGGCCTGTCGTTCGTGGCGGTGGTCCACCACCTCTCGGACGTCGTGGACGGCGCGGCGGCCCGCGAGGCGGCCGCCATCCTCAAGATGGCCTCCACCCGCACGATCTACGCACAGAAGGCCGACGAGGCGAGAGCGACGGGCCGGGTCCTCGGACTGCCGCGGTGGGCGGTGGAGATCATCCCCACCCTCACCCCCGGCATCGCGGTCTGGGACGTGAACGGCAACGTCCAGGTCGTCAAGCACCTGGTGACGGAGGCCGAACGGCCCCTCGTCTTCACCGACCGCGCGATGACGGAGAACTCCCAGGCCTCGGACGCCGCCGACGCCCTGGAGGCGGCCGGACTGCCCGAGGACGTACGGGCCGCGGACTGGGAGGCGGAACAGCGCGCGGCACTCCTGGAGCGGCAACGGCGGTTGAACGAGTCCTCCGAGTCGACGGTGGCGTGA